The following proteins come from a genomic window of Coffea arabica cultivar ET-39 chromosome 11c, Coffea Arabica ET-39 HiFi, whole genome shotgun sequence:
- the LOC113716622 gene encoding HVA22-like protein a — MGNSGNNLLAVMAKNIDVIAMPVISLVYPLYASIRAIETKSRADDRQWLTYWVLYSLITLFELTFFKVLEWLPIWPYAKLIGICWLVLPQFNGAAYVYEHFIRPFYRNPQVKIWYVPRKKDVFSKPDDVLTAAEKYIEENGPEAFERMIARADREARARRSTYMIFENDRGYY, encoded by the exons ATGGGTAATTCTGGGAATAATCTTCTTGCTGTGATGGCCAAGAACATTGATGTTATTGCTAT GCCTGTGATTTCTCTCGTGTATCCTCT GTACGCTTCTATTAGGGCCATAGAGACTAAATCTCGTGCTGATGACAGGCAGTGGTTAACTTATTGGGTTCTTTATTCTCTAATTACTCTGTTCGAGCTTACATTTTTCAAAGTTCTTGAGTG GTTACCCATTTGGCCCTATGCGAAACTGATTGGTATATGCTGGCTAGTCCTACCTCAGTTCAACGGAGCAGCTTATGTTTATGAGCATTTCATTAGACCTTTCTACAGGAATCCACAAGTTAAGATCTGGTATGTACCTCGAAAGAAGGATGTTTTCAGTAAACCAGATGATGTCCTTACTGCTGCAGAAAAATACATTGAAGAAAATGGACCAGAAGCCTTTGAGAGAATGATAGCCAGG GCTGATAGAGAAGCCCGGGCGAGGAGGAGCACCTATATGATCTTTGAAAACGATAGAGGATATTATTAA